One genomic region from Pyxicephalus adspersus chromosome 1, UCB_Pads_2.0, whole genome shotgun sequence encodes:
- the CCDC82 gene encoding coiled-coil domain-containing protein 82 isoform X2 yields the protein MYETRQKRKSSEPIPKSRVDWKRTKVDTISHILDSDETTSTSEEEEEEEVDSSSISSVENEEQLELSVGTANDGEEKIRKPRIKNRSMTIESSDSSSDSDGPGLGVLVRRPRAIHEDDDDLNVAKDGGSSEQDKEQIKKQKRKDKLKQLVEKRRSRNSKTSLGSDEASSSSEYIPLTPDTLQYEDEDSEEMKDFIEEDDEDDQEDEDGNRPSKYQNLFLRHKIVQSTSNNISTHLRKVIKAFLINIADNTFLESLYEGKRKKMYAKDMLKSLNYLDDHVLAPRLDKLTTSCRWKARYKERVNSYPKLNTNVIRAEEQACDACKLIRYCKYVVTLSGQAYDSETLENDNFLSEDKQWLVVGTTCGRRTEVYHRLRHYKFHLYQRCIPFLPKSKKLSAKEKVERALSKMDKEQFIEREVKLVEIYVDAAETFQDENEESLIS from the exons ATGTATGaaacaagacaaaaaagaaaatcaagtgAGCCCATTCCAAAGTCCAGGGTGGACTGGAAACGTACAAAAGTAGACACCATATCCCACATTCTCGATTCTGATGAGACCACTTCTACCTccgaagaagaagaagaggaggaggttgatAGCAGTAGCATATCCAGTGTAGAGAATGAAGAACAGCTGGAACTGTCAGTGGGGACTGCCAATGATGGAGAGGAAAAGATCCGGAAACCCAGAATCAAGAACAGATCTATGACGATAGAAAGTAGTGACAGCAGCTCCGACAGCGATGGGCCTGGTTTGGGAGTCCTCGTCAGACGCCCCCGTGCTATacatgaagatgatgatgatttgAATGTAGCCAAGGATGGGGGATCCTCAGAACAAGACAAGGAACAAATCAAGaagcaaaaaaggaaagataaactAAAACAGCTTGTTGAAAAAAGACGGTCCCGAAATTCAAAAACCAGCTTGGGATCTGATGAG GCAAGTTCCAGCAGTGAGTACATTCCTCTGACTCCAGACACACTTCAATATGAAGATGAGGACAGTGAGGAGATGAAAGATTTCATAGAAGAAGATGACGAGGATGATCAGGAGGATGAGGATGGAAACCGACCATCAAAATATCAGAATTTGTTCCTGAGACACAAAATTGTTCAGT caacTTCTAACAACATCAGTACACATCTCCGGAAGGTGATCAAGGCTTTCCTCATTAATATTGCTGATAATACATTCCTGGAAAGCTTGTATG aaggaaaaagaaagaagatgtatGCTAAGGACATGCTGAAGTCATTGAATTATTTGGATGATCATGTCCTAGCTCCTCGTCTTGACAAACTCACCACAAGCTGCCGTTGGAAAGCCCGGTATAAG GAGAGGGTAAATTCTTACCCAAAGCTTAACACAAACGTGATAAGGGCTGAAGAACAAGCTTGCGATGCCTGTAAATTGATCCGGTACTGCAAATACGTGGTGACACTCTCTGGACAAGCCTATGACAGCGAAACATTGGAAAATGACAACTTTCTTTCTGAAGATAAACAG TGGTTGGTGGTTGGCACTACATGTGGTCGTCGTACTGAAGTGTATCACAGACTCCGGCATTATAAATTCCACCTGTACCAGCGCTGCATTCCATTTTTACCAAAATCCAAGAAACTTTCTGctaaagaaaaagtggaaagagcTCTATCAAAGATGGATAAAGAACAATTTATTGAGCGG gaAGTTAAGCTTGTTGAAATATATGTGGATGCAGCAGAAACCTTCCAGGATGAAAATGAGGAGTCATTAATTTCTTAA
- the CCDC82 gene encoding coiled-coil domain-containing protein 82 isoform X1 produces MYRIVLCHMCSCCYTSDCIYYQANIEKSSKMYETRQKRKSSEPIPKSRVDWKRTKVDTISHILDSDETTSTSEEEEEEEVDSSSISSVENEEQLELSVGTANDGEEKIRKPRIKNRSMTIESSDSSSDSDGPGLGVLVRRPRAIHEDDDDLNVAKDGGSSEQDKEQIKKQKRKDKLKQLVEKRRSRNSKTSLGSDEASSSSEYIPLTPDTLQYEDEDSEEMKDFIEEDDEDDQEDEDGNRPSKYQNLFLRHKIVQSTSNNISTHLRKVIKAFLINIADNTFLESLYEGKRKKMYAKDMLKSLNYLDDHVLAPRLDKLTTSCRWKARYKERVNSYPKLNTNVIRAEEQACDACKLIRYCKYVVTLSGQAYDSETLENDNFLSEDKQWLVVGTTCGRRTEVYHRLRHYKFHLYQRCIPFLPKSKKLSAKEKVERALSKMDKEQFIEREVKLVEIYVDAAETFQDENEESLIS; encoded by the exons atgtacaggaTTGTATTGTGCCATATGTGTTCATGCTGTTATACAAG TGACTGCATTTATTATCAAGCAAACATAGAAAAATCTTCCAAGATGTATGaaacaagacaaaaaagaaaatcaagtgAGCCCATTCCAAAGTCCAGGGTGGACTGGAAACGTACAAAAGTAGACACCATATCCCACATTCTCGATTCTGATGAGACCACTTCTACCTccgaagaagaagaagaggaggaggttgatAGCAGTAGCATATCCAGTGTAGAGAATGAAGAACAGCTGGAACTGTCAGTGGGGACTGCCAATGATGGAGAGGAAAAGATCCGGAAACCCAGAATCAAGAACAGATCTATGACGATAGAAAGTAGTGACAGCAGCTCCGACAGCGATGGGCCTGGTTTGGGAGTCCTCGTCAGACGCCCCCGTGCTATacatgaagatgatgatgatttgAATGTAGCCAAGGATGGGGGATCCTCAGAACAAGACAAGGAACAAATCAAGaagcaaaaaaggaaagataaactAAAACAGCTTGTTGAAAAAAGACGGTCCCGAAATTCAAAAACCAGCTTGGGATCTGATGAG GCAAGTTCCAGCAGTGAGTACATTCCTCTGACTCCAGACACACTTCAATATGAAGATGAGGACAGTGAGGAGATGAAAGATTTCATAGAAGAAGATGACGAGGATGATCAGGAGGATGAGGATGGAAACCGACCATCAAAATATCAGAATTTGTTCCTGAGACACAAAATTGTTCAGT caacTTCTAACAACATCAGTACACATCTCCGGAAGGTGATCAAGGCTTTCCTCATTAATATTGCTGATAATACATTCCTGGAAAGCTTGTATG aaggaaaaagaaagaagatgtatGCTAAGGACATGCTGAAGTCATTGAATTATTTGGATGATCATGTCCTAGCTCCTCGTCTTGACAAACTCACCACAAGCTGCCGTTGGAAAGCCCGGTATAAG GAGAGGGTAAATTCTTACCCAAAGCTTAACACAAACGTGATAAGGGCTGAAGAACAAGCTTGCGATGCCTGTAAATTGATCCGGTACTGCAAATACGTGGTGACACTCTCTGGACAAGCCTATGACAGCGAAACATTGGAAAATGACAACTTTCTTTCTGAAGATAAACAG TGGTTGGTGGTTGGCACTACATGTGGTCGTCGTACTGAAGTGTATCACAGACTCCGGCATTATAAATTCCACCTGTACCAGCGCTGCATTCCATTTTTACCAAAATCCAAGAAACTTTCTGctaaagaaaaagtggaaagagcTCTATCAAAGATGGATAAAGAACAATTTATTGAGCGG gaAGTTAAGCTTGTTGAAATATATGTGGATGCAGCAGAAACCTTCCAGGATGAAAATGAGGAGTCATTAATTTCTTAA